In Romeriopsis navalis LEGE 11480, the sequence CGACTTTCATCCTCAACCCAATCGCGGAGATGCAGGTCCGGTGCCACGCCCACCGCCAGACTCAGACGATGGGCTAACTGCTTTGGGAAGTCTTCGAGCGCCTTTGGGTCTTGCAAGGCATGACTGGGGCGGGGGCGTTTCAACTTAGCTTTCCAGCGCCGTCGCACCAGGTCATACACCACCCAATAATTCACCGTAATCCCATATTCCGTGGCCAGCCAATCGACCACATCTTGATAGGTGACAAAGCCACGCGGTTGCTTTAAGCGTTTTCGCAGTGCCGTTTGTACCGCCGGTAGGATAAAGGCTTGACGACCACCATGGGCCCGCGGCGAAAGCCGGTATTCCAGACCCCCTTGGCGATATTCACACAGCCACCGTTGAACGGTGATCCGATTATGGCCGAGGATACGCGCCACATGGGAAATTGATTCGGCTGCCCCACTCTGCAACAGATACAGTGCCTGCAACCGTTCATGTTTGCAATTGTTTTTGTTGTTTCATCAAGGACAAGAGTGTGGCGCTGTCCTCGTGGATCTCGATCTTACTGACACCACTCATTGCAGGGCACCAAATCACGATATCTCGATTCTATCGAACGCTTCTCAATACTCATTGCGTATGACATTTGATAACGCCTTGTTGCTAGCTAATTATTTCAAAGCTTAGATCCATAATGAAGCTGTCCAATCGATGGGGGCCACCTCACCGATCATATCCTTCTCCCTTCAGTTCATTCAATGCTCCATAATCTAGCGCTAAATCAGAAATTCCTGGCTCATCGACAGATCGTCCAAACTCAGCTCCACCGTAAAACGATCGGCCACCTGCCCACTAAACTCAAACTGCAAATTCCGATTCTCCAACTGTGAGGTCACTTCCATCACCGGTTCATCCGCCTCATTCTGCAATACAAACCGCAACTGCTCTGGTAAATAGGTCTGCCCTGCCGGTGGACACACCTCCAGCAAAATATCCCGCGCCTCAGATGATGTTTCCTGAATTCCAATCACCAGAACCACCGATGGTCCAGCATCGCCCAGTTGAAACAGTAGACACCGCTGTTGCGTGTTTTCATCAATCGCCCGCAACGCAAACGCCGGAGCCGACTCACAACCCAATAAACTTTCCACCGTTTGCACACCCGCTTCATACACATTCTCAAACCACTGGCTCAAGTTATAAATCAATGGCGGAGCCGACTCCAAACACTCGGGTAAATCATCTAACGGTTGCAGTTGACTAACCTGTAAAACATCATCCTGCACAGTCCGCGCAAAACCCACCAATGTCGCCTCCATCTCATCCGGTTCAATTTGCACCACTACGTAGCCCACACGATCTACCTGGGCCTCCAGTGATACTGCACACGTCGTTTGACCAGGTGTGATCGCCCGACATTCCAATACGCCTCTATCAGGAATCATCAGATCTGCCACATCCGCTGCAAACCGTTCCACCGGATTCCAGCAACTGCTGCTCGTCAGATCAGTGCTCATTCCCAATATCTTCAAATAATTATTCACCGCACACACGGCCAATGTATTGCGATAAATCTGGTTCGCCTTATCTTCCGTCGGTTGCTCACCAGCAAACTTACGGGCTGTCTGCCTCACCCAGTTCGGGATCAAGATAGGGATTCCCTGTTCATCGATATTCAAAGTAGAAGTTTGGTTACTCATGATTCTGTCCTAATTATTGAGACGTTGATTACGTTAAAACTGGGTTTCGGATTAGCACGCTATTCGATATAGCCTTGCTGCCGTGCAAATTTCTTCAGAAGTGTCATACAGTGACGGTTGTACCACTTCGGTAAATCCTTTGACTCAGCGACTGACAACTGCAATTCTGAGGCAATATCTTTCCAAGGTGTATCGGGGGGAAGCCGTTTCAGAATAACCACCTGGGCATTAATCTCAGGTCGCTTGCGAAAACAAGTATTGCGCAGCACTTCCTCAGGATCACTTTTCACCCAGGCGGCAGTCTGTGCCCAAATATCTAAACTAGGCTGAGTATCCG encodes:
- a CDS encoding helix-turn-helix domain-containing protein, giving the protein MQALYLLQSGAAESISHVARILGHNRITVQRWLCEYRQGGLEYRLSPRAHGGRQAFILPAVQTALRKRLKQPRGFVTYQDVVDWLATEYGITVNYWVVYDLVRRRWKAKLKRPRPSHALQDPKALEDFPKQLAHRLSLAVGVAPDLHLRDWVEDESRFGLKPISRRRVTAKGVEPIAMQHWRFKWGWRGLCRILCKRSIIRIMEEIALCYASSKPRIGWMRYWPVITARKRYWVRLVY
- a CDS encoding DUF1822 family protein, whose protein sequence is MSNQTSTLNIDEQGIPILIPNWVRQTARKFAGEQPTEDKANQIYRNTLAVCAVNNYLKILGMSTDLTSSSCWNPVERFAADVADLMIPDRGVLECRAITPGQTTCAVSLEAQVDRVGYVVVQIEPDEMEATLVGFARTVQDDVLQVSQLQPLDDLPECLESAPPLIYNLSQWFENVYEAGVQTVESLLGCESAPAFALRAIDENTQQRCLLFQLGDAGPSVVLVIGIQETSSEARDILLEVCPPAGQTYLPEQLRFVLQNEADEPVMEVTSQLENRNLQFEFSGQVADRFTVELSLDDLSMSQEFLI